One genomic window of Halovivax cerinus includes the following:
- a CDS encoding NAD-dependent succinate-semialdehyde dehydrogenase, with the protein METTNPATNERIDTYEADSADDVDAALDRATDAYADWRDVPMRDRQELLVNAAEILRDRKREFAELMTREMGKPISQAESEVEKCAWGCEHYAEYAEAYLADEYYPSPPGTTAKTQYDPIGPVLAVMPWNYPFWQVFRFAAPSLAAGNVGLLKHASNVPGCALAIEEIFREAGFPEGVFQSLLIPSDLVDDIVEDERVRAATLTGSGPAGRAVAQTAGDQLKPTVLELGGSDPFVVFDDADLDAAAETGALARNLNGGQSCIAAKRFIVHESVAEAFTEKLVDEIEALTVGDPMDEDTDVGPQSSEGAMEHLHEQVEASVEAGATVLAGGEPMDREGAFYPPTVLTDIPANCPADSEELFGPVASVFTVEDEAEAIEKANDTRFGLGASIWTEDRDRGERVAGRIDAGCTFINQLTKSDPRVPFGGVKDSGYGRELSKEGIHEFVNRKTVWIE; encoded by the coding sequence ATGGAGACGACGAACCCGGCGACGAACGAACGAATCGACACCTACGAGGCCGATTCGGCGGACGACGTCGATGCGGCGCTCGACCGCGCGACCGACGCGTACGCAGACTGGCGCGACGTTCCGATGCGCGACCGCCAGGAGCTGCTCGTCAACGCGGCGGAAATCCTTCGCGATCGCAAGCGAGAGTTTGCCGAACTGATGACCCGGGAGATGGGCAAACCGATCTCGCAGGCCGAGAGCGAGGTGGAGAAGTGCGCGTGGGGGTGTGAACACTACGCCGAGTACGCCGAAGCCTATCTCGCCGACGAGTACTACCCCAGCCCGCCGGGAACGACGGCCAAGACGCAGTACGACCCGATCGGCCCCGTCCTGGCGGTCATGCCGTGGAACTACCCCTTCTGGCAGGTGTTTCGCTTCGCCGCGCCGTCGCTCGCTGCGGGCAACGTCGGGCTGTTAAAACACGCCTCGAACGTTCCCGGCTGTGCGCTCGCGATCGAGGAGATCTTCCGCGAGGCGGGCTTCCCCGAGGGCGTCTTCCAGTCACTGCTCATCCCCTCCGATCTCGTGGACGACATCGTCGAGGACGAGCGCGTCCGCGCGGCGACGCTCACCGGGAGCGGCCCGGCGGGTCGCGCCGTGGCGCAGACTGCTGGCGACCAGTTGAAACCGACCGTCCTCGAACTCGGCGGGAGCGACCCGTTCGTCGTCTTCGACGACGCCGACCTCGACGCGGCCGCCGAGACCGGCGCACTGGCGCGAAACTTGAACGGCGGTCAGTCCTGTATCGCCGCCAAGCGCTTCATCGTCCACGAGTCCGTCGCCGAGGCGTTCACCGAGAAACTCGTCGACGAGATCGAGGCGCTCACCGTCGGCGATCCGATGGACGAAGACACCGACGTGGGCCCACAGTCGAGCGAGGGGGCGATGGAACACCTCCACGAACAGGTCGAGGCGAGCGTCGAGGCCGGCGCGACCGTTCTCGCGGGCGGCGAACCGATGGACCGGGAGGGCGCGTTCTACCCGCCGACGGTCCTGACCGACATCCCGGCCAACTGTCCGGCCGACAGCGAGGAACTCTTCGGGCCCGTCGCATCGGTCTTCACGGTCGAGGACGAGGCCGAAGCCATCGAGAAGGCCAACGACACGCGCTTCGGACTCGGCGCGTCCATCTGGACCGAAGACCGCGACCGTGGCGAGCGCGTCGCCGGCCGGATCGACGCCGGCTGTACCTTCATCAACCAGCTCACGAAGTCCGACCCGCGCGTCCCCTTCGGCGGCGTCAAGGACTCCGGCTACGGCCGTGAACTCTCGAAGGAGGGCATTCACGAGTTCGTCAACCGCAAGACCGTCTGGATCGAGTGA